From Pseudoalteromonas sp. R3, one genomic window encodes:
- a CDS encoding lipoprotein-releasing ABC transporter permease subunit — protein sequence MLSIFISNRLRASKHQAGLIGFLSKSSTLGVMLGVAVLIVALSVINGFEQQLKTRLLSVVPHVAYQAPYEPISNWPEKVRLLEAQPGVVAAAPEISVTAMVQFRGELKAAEVKGVDFASHHTVSEVGQFIKGSSLSALSGDDIVLGQHIAKELGLSPGDKVTLLVANPQADSPLAAPKRLNFVLAGVIDMGGPIDRSLALVSVKRLQQAMGLAEDQVTGLRAKVDDVFSAHQIAMSAGRALPDLVYVNSWFRTQGSLYQDIQMVRTIVYLVVFLIIAVASFNIVSSMVMEVKEKQADIAILKTMGAKDSTIFTTFAIQGVSYALIGALVGLFIGILLALNISDLFRAWVEMDGDNPLQGVYFIEFLPSQLMWFDVVAVLSITLVIAVLSCLYPAWQAVKVDPARVLGG from the coding sequence ATGCTGAGTATATTTATCAGTAATCGGTTAAGAGCATCCAAACATCAGGCAGGGTTAATCGGTTTTTTGAGTAAATCGTCAACGCTTGGTGTGATGCTGGGTGTCGCCGTATTGATTGTGGCCTTGTCTGTCATCAATGGGTTTGAGCAGCAGTTAAAGACCCGTTTGTTATCAGTGGTGCCGCATGTGGCTTATCAGGCACCGTATGAGCCAATTTCTAACTGGCCTGAAAAGGTCCGTTTACTGGAGGCACAACCAGGCGTTGTCGCAGCAGCACCAGAGATTTCGGTCACAGCTATGGTGCAGTTTCGTGGTGAGTTGAAAGCCGCCGAGGTGAAAGGTGTAGATTTTGCTTCTCATCACACGGTTTCGGAGGTAGGGCAGTTTATCAAGGGGAGCTCACTGTCTGCATTATCTGGGGATGACATAGTTTTAGGTCAGCATATTGCCAAAGAGCTGGGGCTATCGCCCGGAGATAAGGTCACGTTGTTGGTGGCCAATCCTCAGGCTGATTCTCCCCTGGCGGCACCAAAGCGGTTGAACTTTGTATTGGCTGGTGTCATTGACATGGGTGGGCCAATCGACCGGTCATTGGCCTTGGTATCGGTGAAAAGATTACAGCAGGCAATGGGGCTGGCTGAGGATCAGGTAACCGGGCTGCGCGCAAAAGTCGACGATGTATTTTCCGCTCATCAGATAGCGATGTCTGCAGGCAGGGCGTTGCCTGATCTGGTTTATGTTAACAGCTGGTTTCGTACTCAGGGCAGCCTTTATCAGGACATTCAGATGGTCAGAACCATAGTCTATCTGGTGGTGTTTCTGATAATCGCAGTCGCCAGCTTTAACATAGTGTCTTCCATGGTAATGGAAGTGAAAGAAAAACAGGCCGATATCGCGATTTTAAAAACCATGGGTGCAAAAGACAGTACCATTTTTACTACTTTTGCGATCCAGGGAGTGAGTTATGCGCTTATTGGTGCCCTGGTAGGCTTGTTTATTGGCATTTTGCTGGCACTGAATATATCCGATTTATTCCGCGCCTGGGTTGAGATGGATGGGGACAATCCGCTTCAGGGAGTGTACTTTATTGAGTTTTTACCCAGTCAGCTGATGTGGTTTGATGTCGTGGCTGTATTGTCTATCACTCTGGTGATTGCCGTATTGTCCTGCCTGTATCCAGCCTGGCAGGCTGTTAAAGTTGACCCTGCCAGAGTTCTGGGTGGTTAG
- a CDS encoding beta-ketoacyl synthase — translation MTALPIIVGMGGVNASGRTSFHQGYRRIVLDSLDDAARQETFLGLATLMNLVSLQGSELVTADGDVVRPEQIESLFGRQIIEGTLIRKIEKNHFDVDATHWQQKLTMQASDDSGLTFTCRKRDLPTPVPASWQLEFIDEKTAQVFIPEQLEVKVDSHRDNPIKAAGQLPTGFDPSVMYNSRYQPRGLQATIFAATDAIRSTGLDWQKVMNSVEPDQIGTYSASVVGQVNDEGFGGLFRSRMKGERVSTKQLALGLNTMSTDFINAYVTGSVGTTFSTSGACATFLYNLRAAVNDIQAGRTRVAVVASVECALTPEVIEGFGNMGALANEEGLRKLDNTDQVDYRRTSRPFGENCGFTIGEGAQVAILMDDKLALELGADIMGSVADVYVNADGVKKSITAPGPGNYITMAKSVALAEQIAGTEALQQRSFILAHGSSTPQNRVTESFIYHRIAETFGIDGWKVAAPKAFVGHTIGPASGDQLAMALGVFSHQIMPGVTTIDAVAEDVYDQHLDIRTHHYHCKKMDIAFINSKGFGGNNATATVLSPEMTLKLLAKRYGEAEFEQHSTKLEETKQQQASYQQAADLGQYELIYRFGNGMIDESQLQLSKEALSIPGFDKPVKLTVNNQYGDLTV, via the coding sequence ATGACAGCATTACCAATTATCGTAGGCATGGGAGGCGTGAACGCCTCTGGCAGAACCTCGTTCCATCAGGGGTATCGCCGTATTGTATTAGACAGCCTGGATGATGCTGCAAGACAGGAAACCTTTCTGGGCCTGGCAACTTTGATGAACCTGGTATCGTTGCAGGGCTCGGAGTTGGTCACTGCAGACGGGGACGTTGTACGTCCAGAGCAGATTGAATCTCTGTTTGGTCGCCAGATTATAGAAGGCACACTGATCAGGAAAATCGAAAAAAATCACTTTGACGTTGACGCAACACACTGGCAGCAGAAATTAACTATGCAGGCAAGTGACGATAGCGGCCTGACTTTTACCTGCCGTAAACGTGATTTACCAACGCCGGTTCCTGCTAGTTGGCAACTAGAATTTATTGACGAAAAAACAGCTCAGGTGTTCATCCCTGAACAGTTGGAGGTGAAGGTTGACAGTCACAGAGATAATCCTATTAAAGCCGCTGGTCAGCTACCTACCGGGTTCGATCCTTCGGTTATGTATAACAGCCGTTATCAACCACGCGGCCTCCAGGCGACGATTTTTGCTGCGACCGATGCGATACGTTCAACAGGGTTAGACTGGCAAAAAGTGATGAACAGCGTTGAGCCTGATCAGATTGGGACCTACTCGGCCTCAGTAGTAGGGCAGGTGAACGATGAGGGCTTTGGTGGACTTTTCCGCAGCCGAATGAAGGGCGAGCGGGTGAGCACTAAGCAGCTTGCGCTGGGTCTCAATACTATGTCAACAGACTTCATTAACGCCTATGTAACGGGTAGTGTCGGTACTACCTTCTCAACATCGGGCGCTTGCGCGACTTTTTTGTATAATTTACGTGCGGCGGTCAATGATATTCAGGCGGGTCGTACCCGCGTTGCAGTCGTTGCCAGTGTTGAATGTGCACTTACTCCGGAGGTTATTGAAGGCTTCGGTAATATGGGCGCACTGGCCAACGAGGAAGGTTTACGTAAGCTGGATAATACAGATCAGGTTGATTATCGCCGTACCAGTCGTCCGTTTGGCGAAAATTGCGGTTTTACAATCGGGGAAGGGGCTCAGGTTGCCATTCTGATGGATGACAAGCTGGCGCTGGAGCTTGGTGCCGATATTATGGGGTCAGTTGCGGATGTGTATGTCAATGCTGATGGTGTAAAGAAGTCAATTACCGCACCAGGTCCTGGTAACTACATCACAATGGCTAAGTCTGTCGCTCTGGCGGAACAAATCGCAGGCACAGAAGCGCTGCAACAACGTAGCTTTATTCTTGCGCATGGTTCGAGTACGCCACAAAACCGTGTGACAGAATCTTTCATTTATCATCGTATTGCAGAGACCTTCGGTATTGATGGGTGGAAAGTGGCGGCACCTAAAGCATTTGTAGGGCATACAATTGGACCCGCATCAGGTGACCAGCTTGCCATGGCGTTGGGGGTGTTTAGCCATCAAATTATGCCAGGCGTGACAACCATAGATGCAGTCGCTGAAGATGTTTATGATCAACATCTGGATATTCGTACACATCACTATCACTGCAAAAAAATGGACATTGCCTTTATTAACTCCAAAGGGTTTGGTGGCAACAATGCAACAGCGACAGTCCTGTCACCAGAGATGACTCTGAAATTGCTTGCTAAGCGTTATGGTGAAGCTGAATTTGAACAGCACAGTACTAAGCTGGAAGAAACAAAACAGCAGCAAGCCAGCTATCAACAGGCGGCTGATCTCGGTCAGTATGAGCTGATTTACCGCTTTGGTAATGGCATGATCGATGAGTCACAATTGCAGTTGAGTAAAGAAGCGCTGAGTATTCCGGGCTTTGACAAACCAGTCAAACTGACAGTGAACAATCAGTATGGTGATCTGACTGTTTAA
- a CDS encoding SulP family inorganic anion transporter, with amino-acid sequence MFSLSRFKHMNFKGDLFGGVTTAIISLPLALAFGVASGAGAEAGMWGAILVGLFAALFGGSTSLISEPTGPMTVIMTAVLTTMVSKYPEAGPAMAFTVVMMAGAFQILLGTLKLGKYVTLMPYSVVSGFMSGIGVILIILQLAPLLGHQAPPGGVPGTLSAFPELFLNLHFSELFLGLLTLGVLFYMPNKYRQYVPAQLVALVVVTLISILLFDTDSIRRIGEIPSGLPEIVWPTFTPELFTEMVIDALVLGTLGCIDTLLTAVIGDSLTRTEHDSDKELRGQGIANMIAGFFGALPGAGATMGTVVNIQVGARSPLAGIFRALILMAVVFVAGSLTEPIPMAVLAGIAVYVGINILDWSFIQRAHKLSISQMAIMYGVMLLTVFVDLMVAVGLGVFISNIMVIERLSRVQEQHVKAISDGDADEDVPLSTHERALLEQAKGQLLFFYLSGPMIFSVSKAITRQHRHIGEYKTMVLDLSDVAMLDVTVSLAIENAISDALDADCQVFIYSPNKDTSEQLQKFNIRSKLGEHAFCNSREQALSRALQAMEANSIEA; translated from the coding sequence ATGTTTTCGTTATCAAGATTTAAACATATGAATTTCAAGGGAGATTTGTTCGGTGGTGTGACCACTGCAATCATTTCCCTACCACTCGCCCTCGCCTTTGGCGTGGCATCCGGAGCCGGAGCTGAAGCCGGTATGTGGGGCGCAATTCTCGTTGGCCTCTTCGCTGCCTTGTTTGGCGGTTCAACCTCCCTGATCTCAGAACCAACTGGACCGATGACGGTCATTATGACAGCAGTGCTGACCACTATGGTGTCAAAATACCCTGAAGCCGGACCGGCGATGGCCTTTACAGTAGTTATGATGGCCGGGGCATTTCAAATATTATTAGGCACACTCAAACTCGGTAAATACGTCACTCTAATGCCCTACAGTGTGGTTTCAGGGTTTATGTCAGGGATTGGCGTCATACTAATCATCCTGCAATTGGCACCACTACTGGGTCATCAGGCTCCACCGGGTGGTGTTCCCGGCACCCTATCAGCATTTCCCGAGCTGTTTCTAAACCTGCACTTCTCAGAGCTCTTTTTAGGTCTTCTGACTCTGGGTGTACTCTTCTACATGCCGAATAAATATCGCCAGTACGTTCCCGCTCAGCTCGTAGCCTTAGTCGTTGTTACCTTGATATCCATCCTGCTTTTTGATACCGACAGTATTCGCAGAATTGGCGAAATCCCCAGCGGCCTGCCAGAAATTGTCTGGCCGACTTTTACCCCTGAACTGTTTACTGAAATGGTCATAGACGCGCTGGTACTGGGCACACTAGGGTGTATTGATACACTGCTGACAGCGGTTATTGGTGATAGCTTGACCCGTACCGAGCACGACTCAGACAAAGAGCTTCGTGGTCAGGGTATTGCAAACATGATTGCAGGTTTTTTTGGTGCGTTACCAGGTGCTGGTGCCACGATGGGCACGGTGGTCAATATCCAGGTGGGTGCTCGCTCCCCGCTGGCGGGGATCTTCCGGGCGTTGATCCTAATGGCCGTTGTCTTTGTTGCAGGCAGCCTGACCGAACCAATTCCCATGGCTGTGCTGGCAGGTATCGCCGTCTACGTCGGAATTAACATTCTTGACTGGAGCTTTATCCAGCGCGCTCACAAACTTAGCATAAGTCAGATGGCCATCATGTATGGTGTTATGCTGCTTACGGTATTCGTCGATTTGATGGTGGCTGTTGGCCTGGGTGTGTTTATTTCCAATATTATGGTCATTGAGCGCCTTAGTCGTGTGCAGGAGCAACATGTCAAAGCCATCAGTGATGGCGATGCCGATGAAGACGTACCATTATCCACACACGAGCGCGCATTGCTGGAACAAGCGAAGGGTCAACTGTTGTTCTTTTACCTGTCAGGGCCAATGATCTTCAGCGTATCAAAAGCAATTACGCGCCAGCACCGACATATTGGCGAGTATAAGACAATGGTGCTCGATTTAAGTGATGTTGCCATGCTGGATGTAACCGTCAGCCTGGCGATTGAAAACGCCATCAGCGATGCACTGGATGCGGATTGTCAGGTCTTTATTTACTCGCCTAATAAAGATACCAGCGAGCAGCTTCAGAAATTTAATATTCGCAGCAAGCTGGGAGAGCATGCATTCTGTAACAGCCGCGAACAGGCGCTGAGCAGAGCACTGCAAGCCATGGAGGCAAACAGTATTGAAGCTTAG
- the lolD gene encoding lipoprotein-releasing ABC transporter ATP-binding protein LolD, with amino-acid sequence MSDLVIECQGLNKAYDEAGQQVEVLKGVELVLAQGDMLAIVGSSGSGKSTLLHILGTLDTASSGTVQIKGTDVASLSRRKQADFRNQNLGFIYQFHHLLMDFTALENVAMPLLISGQSPKAAHAQAEEMLDKVGLAHRGGHRPSELSGGERQRVAIARALVTRPALVLADEPTGNLDKQNALKIYALLKELNRDLKTSFVVVTHDLELAAKLGRAVALDDGVLVEHTLQNEA; translated from the coding sequence ATGAGTGATTTAGTAATTGAGTGTCAGGGTCTGAATAAGGCCTATGATGAAGCGGGGCAGCAGGTTGAGGTGTTAAAAGGGGTCGAGCTGGTGCTTGCGCAGGGTGATATGCTGGCAATTGTCGGTAGTTCAGGCTCGGGTAAAAGCACCTTGCTACATATTCTTGGCACGCTGGATACTGCAAGCAGTGGCACAGTTCAAATTAAAGGGACGGACGTTGCCAGCTTGTCGCGTCGTAAGCAAGCCGATTTTCGCAATCAAAACTTGGGCTTTATCTATCAGTTTCATCATCTTTTGATGGACTTTACTGCGCTTGAAAATGTCGCAATGCCGCTGCTGATATCGGGTCAGTCACCCAAAGCAGCGCACGCTCAGGCTGAGGAAATGCTGGATAAAGTGGGACTGGCCCATCGCGGTGGTCATCGTCCATCTGAGCTATCCGGTGGCGAACGTCAGCGAGTGGCGATTGCCCGTGCATTGGTCACTCGTCCGGCCTTGGTGCTGGCGGATGAGCCGACGGGGAACCTTGATAAACAAAATGCATTGAAAATTTATGCGTTACTCAAGGAGCTTAACCGTGATTTGAAAACCAGCTTTGTCGTGGTGACACATGATCTGGAACTCGCTGCCAAGTTAGGCCGTGCAGTAGCGCTGGATGACGGTGTTTTGGTCGAACATACTTTGCAAAACGAGGCTTAG
- a CDS encoding S-(hydroxymethyl)glutathione dehydrogenase/class III alcohol dehydrogenase: MMAEFIKSRAAIAWGPGQPLSIEEVDVMMPKAGEVLVKIVATGVCHTDAFTLSGDDPEGVFPAILGHEGGGIVEAVGEGVTSVAVGDHVIPLYTPECGECKFCTSGKTNLCQKIRTTQGKGVMPDGTTRFYKDGEPIYHYMGTSTFSEYTVLPEISLAKVNKSAPLEEICLLGCGVTTGMGAVMNTAKVQPGDTVAIFGLGGIGLSAVIGAVMAGASRIIGVDINTDKYALAQKLGATDVINPNDYDKPIQEVIVEMTDGGVDFSFECIGNVNVMRSALECCHKGWGESVIIGVAGAGQEISTRPFQLVTGRVWRGTAFGGVKGRSELPEIVERYLAGEFKLDDFITHTMSLDDINEAFDLMHQGKSIRSVIHF; encoded by the coding sequence ATGATGGCTGAGTTTATTAAATCACGGGCTGCGATTGCCTGGGGACCAGGACAACCACTGAGCATTGAGGAAGTGGATGTAATGATGCCCAAGGCGGGCGAAGTATTGGTCAAAATCGTTGCCACCGGCGTGTGCCACACAGATGCATTCACTTTGTCTGGCGACGATCCTGAAGGCGTGTTCCCGGCTATTCTAGGCCACGAAGGCGGCGGCATTGTTGAGGCAGTGGGCGAAGGCGTGACCAGCGTTGCAGTTGGTGATCATGTAATCCCTCTGTACACGCCTGAATGTGGTGAGTGTAAGTTCTGTACCTCAGGAAAAACAAACCTGTGTCAAAAAATCCGTACGACTCAGGGGAAAGGTGTCATGCCGGACGGCACTACCCGTTTCTACAAAGATGGTGAACCGATTTATCACTACATGGGTACCTCGACCTTCTCTGAGTACACGGTACTGCCTGAGATTTCTCTGGCCAAAGTGAATAAAAGCGCCCCACTTGAAGAGATCTGCCTGCTAGGCTGTGGCGTAACCACGGGCATGGGCGCGGTCATGAATACCGCAAAAGTGCAGCCTGGTGATACCGTCGCTATCTTCGGACTAGGTGGGATCGGCCTGTCTGCGGTAATAGGTGCGGTTATGGCGGGTGCCAGCCGGATCATTGGCGTGGATATCAACACAGACAAGTATGCACTGGCACAAAAGCTCGGCGCAACCGACGTTATTAATCCGAATGATTACGACAAACCCATTCAGGAAGTCATCGTAGAGATGACCGATGGTGGCGTGGACTTTTCATTTGAATGTATTGGAAACGTCAATGTGATGCGCAGTGCACTGGAATGCTGCCACAAAGGCTGGGGTGAATCTGTCATCATCGGCGTTGCCGGTGCAGGTCAGGAAATCTCTACTCGTCCTTTCCAGCTGGTCACAGGCCGAGTCTGGCGTGGCACCGCATTTGGCGGAGTTAAAGGTCGCTCCGAACTGCCAGAAATCGTCGAGCGCTACCTCGCAGGTGAGTTTAAACTGGACGATTTCATCACTCATACCATGTCACTCGATGATATCAACGAGGCCTTTGATCTGATGCATCAGGGCAAGAGCATACGTTCGGTGATCCATTTCTAG
- a CDS encoding helix-turn-helix domain-containing protein gives MNNHSHRIAFTIYEQMLITSVTLPVEMLRAGEAFARRHLGHEFVPLELAWLSETGAPVNSSMGIPFSAHTSFAALNEFDYIIVPSIWRNPRPVLRKNASLVSNVAKAWWAGATLIGVGTGVCFLAESGILDGHSATTHWHYAEQFKRSYPLVALRPDYFITQSERLYTVASLNALADVVVHLIGQFYGREAAHHVQQNFSHEVRKPYEEQRYLEGAVDRHSDEQVASIQFWLRNNYADEITFPDVATQFGMSYRTFNRRFKAATGQTAANYLQTVRVRQVTELLASTNLSIQEIALACGFNSQGQLTRVFKSTMNQTPSQYRQVVRKKLFS, from the coding sequence ATGAACAACCATAGCCACCGCATTGCCTTCACAATTTATGAACAAATGCTTATAACCAGTGTGACGCTGCCGGTTGAGATGCTCCGCGCTGGTGAGGCATTTGCGAGACGCCACCTTGGTCATGAGTTTGTTCCTCTGGAGCTTGCCTGGCTGAGTGAAACAGGCGCCCCTGTAAATTCATCCATGGGTATCCCATTTTCAGCCCACACCAGTTTCGCCGCACTCAATGAATTTGACTATATAATAGTGCCCAGTATTTGGCGTAATCCCCGCCCCGTGCTCCGAAAAAATGCCTCTTTGGTGTCAAATGTGGCAAAGGCATGGTGGGCCGGCGCAACGCTTATCGGTGTCGGTACGGGAGTGTGTTTCCTCGCTGAATCCGGGATCCTGGATGGCCATTCGGCCACAACTCACTGGCATTATGCAGAACAGTTCAAACGCAGCTATCCACTTGTCGCTTTGCGGCCTGACTACTTTATTACTCAATCAGAACGCCTGTATACGGTAGCCAGCCTGAACGCACTGGCAGATGTGGTCGTTCATTTAATTGGACAATTCTATGGCCGTGAGGCTGCTCACCATGTACAGCAAAACTTTTCCCATGAAGTTCGAAAGCCATACGAGGAGCAAAGATATCTTGAAGGTGCGGTAGATAGACACAGCGACGAGCAAGTCGCGTCAATCCAGTTTTGGTTACGTAATAATTATGCTGACGAAATCACTTTTCCAGATGTCGCGACTCAGTTTGGCATGAGTTACCGAACTTTCAATCGCCGTTTTAAGGCCGCAACAGGTCAGACTGCCGCGAATTATTTACAAACAGTACGCGTCCGGCAAGTAACGGAACTGCTCGCATCAACCAACTTAAGCATTCAGGAAATCGCTCTGGCTTGTGGCTTCAACTCTCAGGGACAACTTACAAGGGTGTTTAAAAGCACGATGAATCAAACTCCCAGTCAATATCGTCAGGTGGTTAGGAAAAAGCTGTTTTCCTAA
- a CDS encoding GreA/GreB family elongation factor: MNKHHVIEHLKFALECKLQEAQQAANSARADAIHEQSAAETQYDSLSIESGYLAEGQSERVDQAYQAIHAFASTYTLSCPSAIQVGALVELADEQDTHHWFYIGPGEGGLKLTLGTTQVMVITLASPLGQALQGLDVGEEVEFHFNGKTQWLEVISLL, translated from the coding sequence TTGAACAAACACCATGTCATTGAACACCTAAAATTTGCGCTTGAGTGTAAGCTGCAGGAAGCACAACAGGCAGCGAACAGCGCAAGAGCAGATGCAATTCATGAACAAAGTGCGGCGGAAACTCAATATGACTCACTCAGTATAGAGTCAGGCTACCTGGCTGAGGGACAGAGTGAGCGAGTAGATCAGGCGTATCAGGCCATTCATGCGTTTGCCAGTACGTATACATTAAGCTGTCCTTCCGCTATCCAGGTTGGCGCTTTGGTTGAACTTGCGGATGAGCAGGATACACATCATTGGTTTTATATTGGTCCCGGTGAGGGCGGGTTAAAGCTGACCTTGGGTACAACACAAGTGATGGTGATAACACTTGCATCCCCTCTTGGGCAAGCATTGCAAGGGCTTGACGTTGGTGAAGAAGTTGAGTTTCACTTTAACGGTAAGACCCAGTGGCTTGAGGTAATAAGTCTTTTGTAG
- a CDS encoding LysR family transcriptional regulator, which produces MDRWSGLDEFVAVATCGSFTGAAQQLDTSVAQVSRRVKTLESELGYQLLTRTTRNLALTPEGQVFLSHARLLQHAYEDATAALRQRDTQPTGKIRMTAPVMYGEQYIMPLVHQFMCRFPSVTVDMELTNAQLDLVEQGVDLAIRIGQLKDSSLHAKRLSQRCTLVCVSSDYQMRHQPIKHIRDLAEHNCLLGNAQYWRFMDHGVERHVKVSGTLRCNSGWALLDAARQGLGVVQLPHYYVQEALECGELVTVLDDFTPMAEGIWAVYPPRKYLSTAIRALIDFLAEQL; this is translated from the coding sequence ATGGACAGATGGTCAGGTTTAGATGAATTTGTAGCGGTGGCGACCTGTGGGTCATTTACGGGAGCGGCACAGCAGTTGGATACGTCCGTGGCACAGGTAAGCCGACGGGTTAAAACCCTTGAGTCAGAGCTCGGATATCAGTTACTGACACGTACAACACGTAATCTGGCCCTGACTCCGGAAGGCCAGGTCTTTCTGAGTCATGCACGGCTGCTGCAGCACGCCTACGAGGACGCGACAGCCGCTTTGCGGCAAAGAGATACTCAGCCTACGGGGAAAATCAGGATGACGGCACCCGTGATGTATGGTGAGCAATATATTATGCCACTGGTGCATCAATTTATGTGTCGCTTTCCCTCTGTGACTGTGGATATGGAATTGACCAACGCCCAGTTAGACCTGGTTGAGCAGGGCGTGGATCTGGCGATTAGAATCGGCCAGCTTAAAGACTCGTCATTGCATGCAAAACGTTTGTCTCAGCGGTGCACTTTGGTATGCGTTTCTAGTGATTACCAGATGCGGCACCAGCCAATCAAGCATATCCGAGATTTGGCAGAACATAATTGTCTGCTGGGCAATGCGCAGTACTGGCGTTTTATGGATCATGGCGTTGAACGGCATGTAAAAGTATCCGGAACACTCAGGTGTAACAGTGGCTGGGCATTACTCGATGCGGCCAGGCAGGGGTTAGGAGTCGTACAATTGCCCCATTATTACGTGCAGGAAGCACTTGAATGTGGGGAGTTAGTGACAGTCTTGGATGACTTTACACCGATGGCGGAGGGGATCTGGGCGGTTTACCCGCCCAGAAAATATTTGTCGACAGCTATTCGTGCACTTATCGACTTTTTAGCGGAACAGCTCTAA
- the fghA gene encoding S-formylglutathione hydrolase — translation MELVSENKVAGGWHRRYRHQSQHTQCDMTFAIFLPEQANNDQPVPVLYWLSGLTCTDENFMQKAGAFKRANELGIAIVAPDTSPRGEGVPDDPQQCYDFGLGAGFYVNATQAPYDRHYQMYSYVSEELPALIEQQFPVSHKRAIAGHSMGGHGALVVGLKNPSRYNSISAFSPISNPADCPWGKKAFSGYLGEESQAWLAYDACHLLRQSKDDLKVPTRVDQGEADQFLEEQLKPQALVKAAQAADYPLTVTMHPDYDHSYFFISSFIDAHLDFHAQYLK, via the coding sequence ATGGAATTAGTGAGTGAAAATAAGGTCGCCGGTGGCTGGCATCGACGCTATCGTCATCAAAGCCAGCACACTCAATGCGACATGACCTTTGCTATCTTCCTGCCAGAGCAGGCAAATAACGACCAGCCAGTACCTGTGCTTTACTGGCTATCGGGGTTGACCTGCACTGACGAGAATTTTATGCAAAAGGCGGGCGCATTTAAGCGAGCCAATGAATTGGGTATTGCTATCGTGGCACCGGATACATCTCCGCGAGGAGAAGGTGTACCTGATGACCCCCAGCAGTGCTATGACTTTGGCCTGGGTGCGGGTTTTTACGTCAACGCCACACAAGCCCCCTATGATAGACACTATCAGATGTACAGCTATGTGAGCGAAGAGTTACCGGCGCTAATCGAGCAGCAGTTCCCTGTTTCTCACAAGCGTGCCATTGCAGGTCACTCTATGGGTGGCCATGGCGCACTGGTCGTCGGGCTAAAAAACCCATCGCGTTATAACAGTATCTCTGCGTTTAGTCCTATTTCAAACCCGGCAGATTGTCCGTGGGGCAAAAAAGCGTTTTCGGGTTATCTGGGTGAAGAGAGTCAAGCCTGGTTGGCCTATGATGCCTGCCACTTGCTCAGACAAAGTAAGGACGATCTAAAGGTGCCAACGCGAGTTGATCAGGGTGAAGCCGACCAGTTCCTTGAAGAACAGCTTAAGCCGCAAGCTTTAGTGAAAGCGGCTCAGGCTGCGGACTATCCGCTCACGGTGACAATGCACCCGGATTATGACCACAGTTACTTCTTTATTTCTTCATTCATAGATGCGCACCTGGATTTTCATGCGCAGTATCTGAAGTGA